A DNA window from Vigna angularis cultivar LongXiaoDou No.4 chromosome 1, ASM1680809v1, whole genome shotgun sequence contains the following coding sequences:
- the LOC108323400 gene encoding putative clathrin assembly protein At2g25430, which translates to MQRRFRQVCTSLKERSFMSYAKFAAVSGFSDMNIIIIKATAPDDVPLQEKYIQQLLKLFSISPTTCHSFAVSFTRRFGTTRSWRVALKCLILLHRLLRSVPGKSTLWNELLWTRSNALISLHPCHFRDESSSCPVSFTNFVTSYAHLLDEALNCVAFDDNTIEGQEVDEKEEPTAATESFQEKMKGLGEMLEILPQLQSLIDRVMQCYPVGVASRSFIVQCAMKLILRDSFVCYTKFRREIVGVLDNLLEMPYRNCIAAFNIYKKAAVQTNELYEFYEWCKVKGMCGQYEYPSVEPIPYIQIKALESFLSGMWQLTESSSPITSHSSSSAASPDFTERQVVTRRDTDDIKGKVIEAEEEKPLIEPDREDDENLSWETILESSVSFSHAYQRDLCSSFYQLGWEGGYGIEQHSFNAKKEHKHEHAYDTMNIAVHKSPTATHNPFSEPYCCSPQV; encoded by the coding sequence atgCAGAGGCGGTTCAGGCAAGTTTGCACTTCTTTAAAAGAACGCAGCTTCATGAGCTATGCAAAGTTTGCTGCAGTGAGTGGCTTCTCTGACAtgaacatcatcatcataaaaGCAACAGCCCCAGATGACGTACCTCTGCAAGAAAAGTACATACAGCAGCTTTTGAAACTCTTTTCCATTTCTCCGACTACCTGCCACTCCTTCGCAGTCAGCTTCACTCGTCGATTTGGAACCACTCGTAGCTGGCGTGTTGCACTCAAATGTCTTATTCTTCTTCACCGTTTGCTTCGTTCTGTCCCGGGAAAAAGCACCCTCTGGAATGAACTCTTGTGGACACGTTCCAATGCCTTGATTTCTCTCCACCCTTGCCATTTCAGGGATGAATCTTCCTCTTGTCCGGTTTCCTTCACAAACTTTGTCACATCCTACGCACACCTTCTGGATGAAGCCCTTAACTGCGTTGCTTTTGATGACAACACAATCGAAGGACAGGAAGTAGATGAGAAAGAGGAACCTACGGCTGCAACTGAAAGTTTTCAAGAGAAAATGAAGGGACTGGGAGAAATGCTTGAAATATTGCCACAATTACAAAGCCTTATAGATAGGGTGATGCAATGTTATCCAGTAGGGGTTGCATCACGAAGTTTTATTGTGCAGTGTGCCATGAAACTCATACTTCGTGACAGCTTCGTTTGTTACACAAAATTCAGAAGAGAAATAGTTGGGGTTTTGGACAATCTGCTTGAGATGCCGTATAGAAACTGCATAGCCGCTTTCAATATATACAAGAAAGCTGCAGTTCAAACTAATGAACTTTACGAGTTTTATGAGTGGTGCAAGGTAAAGGGTATGTGTGGACAGTACGAGTATCCTTCGGTGGAGCCAATTCCATACATACAAATCAAGGCTTTGGAAAGTTTTCTGAGTGGAATGTGGCAGTTAACGGAGTCTTCGTCCCCAATAACTAGCCATTCATCATCTTCTGCGGCATCTCCGGATTTCACTGAAAGACAAGTAGTGACGAGAAGAGATACTGATGACATCAAAGGAAAAGTGATTGAGGCTGAAGAAGAGAAGCCTTTGATTGAACCAGACAGAGAAGACGACGAGAACCTTAGCTGGGAGACAATTTTGGAATCCTCTGTTAGTTTTAGCCATGCTTATCAGAGGGACCTATGCAGCTCCTTCTATCAGCTGGGATGGGAAGGAGGATATGGCATCGAGCAACATAGCTTTAATGCGAAGAAAGAACACAAGCACGAGCATGCATACGACACAATGAATATCGCCGTTCACAAGTCTCCTACAGCTACTCACAACCCATTCTCCGAACCATATTGCTGTTCCCCTCAAGTTTAA